In Streptomyces sp. SLBN-118, the following are encoded in one genomic region:
- a CDS encoding ricin-type beta-trefoil lectin domain protein: MARRTRTIRILLASALAAAGLTGLTTGSAQAAGEQVNIWLTTTDDAGGRHVTRGLQQQTPLTFQAGSGGSGTNITVDENTRFQTFTGGGASFTDTAAWLMKSSGALSQATRDETMKKLFSPTEGIGLSFVRNPMGGSDLARFGYTYDDIPAGQSDPSLSKFSVAHDLADVLPLTGQAKRLNPALTTVASPWTAPAWMKDSGQLNGGWLKSEFYGTYADYFVKYLQAYRDQGIPVDYVTAQNEPTCCDGYPSMSWNASGLAYFTKSELLPRLRSAGLPTKVLAHDWNWDTYDAYAAATVNDAAVRSHPNFGGIAWHGYGGNVSRQTEVHNQYPQLDAFQTEHSGGTWIGNQQREDMLNIVDYTRNWAKSVTKWSLAVDQNRGPHNGGCGVCDGLITVHNGDSRHGQVDYMIEYYTMGHLTKFVRPGAQRIASSASSAVPNVAWRNPDGSKALIAYNDSSSAQSLTVNWGGQHATYSLPGRTSATFTWSGTQGGGTDTTGSLVGLAGKCLDVAGGSSADGTAVQLWDCNGSAAQRWTVRSDGTVQALGKCLDVTAGSTADGAKVQLYGCNGSGAQQWRWQASTGDLVNAPADKCLDVSDHSTANGARSQIWSCTGAANQKWRLQP, encoded by the coding sequence ATGGCGCGACGTACGAGAACGATCAGGATCCTGCTCGCATCCGCCCTGGCCGCCGCGGGACTGACCGGTCTGACGACCGGCTCGGCGCAGGCCGCGGGCGAGCAGGTGAACATCTGGCTCACCACCACCGACGACGCCGGCGGCAGGCACGTCACACGCGGGCTCCAGCAACAGACGCCCCTCACCTTCCAGGCGGGCAGCGGCGGTTCGGGCACCAACATCACCGTCGACGAGAACACCCGCTTCCAGACCTTCACCGGCGGCGGAGCCTCCTTCACAGACACCGCGGCCTGGCTGATGAAGAGCAGCGGTGCACTGTCGCAGGCGACCCGCGACGAGACAATGAAGAAGCTCTTCTCCCCCACCGAGGGAATCGGGCTCTCCTTCGTCCGCAATCCGATGGGCGGCTCCGACCTGGCCCGCTTCGGCTACACCTACGACGACATCCCCGCGGGCCAGAGTGATCCCTCGCTGTCGAAGTTCTCCGTGGCGCACGATCTCGCCGACGTCCTTCCGCTGACCGGGCAGGCCAAGCGGCTCAACCCGGCGCTGACGACCGTGGCATCGCCGTGGACCGCGCCCGCGTGGATGAAGGACAGCGGACAACTCAACGGCGGCTGGCTGAAGTCGGAGTTCTACGGCACCTACGCCGACTACTTCGTGAAGTATCTCCAGGCCTACCGCGACCAGGGCATCCCGGTCGACTACGTCACCGCTCAGAACGAGCCGACCTGCTGCGACGGCTATCCGTCGATGAGCTGGAACGCCTCGGGTCTGGCCTACTTCACCAAGAGCGAACTGCTGCCCAGGCTCCGCTCGGCGGGCCTGCCCACCAAGGTGCTCGCGCACGACTGGAACTGGGACACCTACGACGCGTACGCCGCGGCCACGGTGAATGACGCGGCGGTGCGCAGCCATCCGAACTTCGGCGGGATCGCCTGGCACGGCTACGGCGGCAACGTGTCCCGGCAGACCGAGGTGCACAACCAGTACCCGCAGCTGGACGCCTTCCAGACCGAGCACTCGGGCGGCACCTGGATCGGCAACCAGCAGCGCGAGGACATGCTGAACATCGTCGACTACACCCGTAACTGGGCGAAGTCGGTGACCAAATGGTCCCTGGCCGTCGACCAGAACCGGGGTCCGCACAACGGCGGCTGCGGCGTCTGCGACGGGCTGATCACCGTCCACAACGGGGACAGCAGGCATGGCCAGGTCGACTACATGATCGAGTACTACACCATGGGCCACCTCACGAAGTTCGTCCGGCCCGGCGCCCAGCGGATCGCCTCCTCGGCGAGCTCGGCCGTGCCGAACGTGGCCTGGCGCAACCCGGACGGTTCGAAGGCGCTGATCGCGTACAACGACTCCTCGTCGGCGCAGTCCCTCACCGTCAACTGGGGCGGGCAGCACGCCACGTACTCGCTGCCCGGCAGGACATCCGCGACCTTCACCTGGTCGGGCACGCAGGGCGGCGGTACGGACACGACGGGCAGCCTCGTCGGACTGGCCGGAAAGTGCCTCGACGTGGCGGGCGGCTCCAGCGCGGACGGTACGGCCGTACAGCTGTGGGACTGCAACGGCTCGGCCGCCCAGCGCTGGACGGTCCGCTCCGACGGCACCGTCCAGGCGCTCGGCAAGTGCCTTGACGTGACCGCGGGATCGACAGCGGACGGCGCGAAGGTCCAGCTGTACGGGTGCAACGGCTCGGGCGCGCAGCAGTGGCGGTGGCAGGCGTCCACCGGCGACCTGGTCAACGCCCCGGCCGACAAGTGCCTGGACGTGAGTGACCATTCGACGGCGAACGGCGCCCGGTCCCAGATCTGGTCGTGCACGGGAGCCGCCAACCAGAAGTGGCGGCTCCAGCCCTGA
- a CDS encoding LacI family DNA-binding transcriptional regulator: protein MRVTIADVAREAGVSKTTVSRVLNTKGEVDSGTAARVREVIASLGYVPSSGAVGLARGASRTVGMLTPPLTWPWMGEVLQGVVDTVEAAGYGLLLFTCNRGAESVERFTSQVSARAFDGLLVIEPENTLGTITAKHRKGLPVVLIDDRGHHPEFPSVATTNLEGGASAARHLLASGRTRPLIVTGRRHFGCVRDRLDGFRGVLPTPLIAEGDFTELSGQLAVERHLADGTPFDSVFAHNDLSAVGVLRALRAAGRSVPDDIAVVGFDDLPVAQQTEPPLTTVRQPMREMGETAARMLLAHLGGTPASEEPVVLPTELVVRRSAP, encoded by the coding sequence ATGCGAGTCACGATCGCCGACGTCGCACGGGAGGCCGGGGTCAGCAAGACCACTGTGTCCCGTGTCCTGAACACCAAGGGCGAAGTGGACTCCGGCACGGCCGCCCGTGTTCGTGAAGTGATCGCAAGCCTCGGGTATGTACCCAGCAGCGGCGCCGTCGGCCTGGCCCGCGGCGCCAGCCGTACGGTCGGGATGCTCACGCCCCCGCTCACCTGGCCCTGGATGGGCGAGGTTCTCCAGGGAGTCGTCGACACCGTCGAGGCCGCCGGCTACGGACTGCTGCTCTTCACCTGCAACCGCGGCGCCGAGTCCGTCGAGCGCTTCACCAGCCAGGTCTCGGCCCGCGCCTTCGACGGACTCCTCGTGATCGAACCGGAGAACACCCTCGGCACGATCACCGCGAAGCACCGAAAGGGCCTCCCGGTCGTCCTCATCGACGACCGCGGCCACCACCCCGAATTCCCCTCCGTCGCGACCACCAACCTGGAGGGCGGAGCCTCGGCTGCCCGGCATCTGCTGGCCTCGGGCCGCACCCGCCCGCTGATCGTCACCGGCCGCCGCCACTTCGGCTGCGTACGCGACCGGCTCGACGGCTTCCGCGGCGTCCTGCCGACCCCTCTGATCGCCGAGGGCGACTTCACCGAGCTCTCCGGACAGCTCGCGGTCGAACGGCACCTCGCCGACGGCACCCCTTTCGACTCCGTCTTCGCGCACAACGACCTCAGCGCGGTCGGCGTGCTGCGGGCCCTGCGTGCCGCCGGCCGGAGCGTGCCCGACGACATCGCCGTCGTCGGCTTCGACGACCTGCCCGTCGCGCAGCAGACCGAACCGCCCCTGACGACCGTGCGCCAGCCCATGCGGGAGATGGGCGAAACGGCGGCGCGGATGCTGCTCGCCCATCTCGGCGGTACCCCGGCCTCGGAGGAACCGGTCGTCCTCCCGACGGAATTGGTCGTCCGCCGATCCGCGCCCTGA